Below is a genomic region from Nocardioides panacis.
GGTCGTAGACGCCGCAGGGCAGATCGCAGTGGGCCTGGACTTCGAGGGTCTGAGCGAAGATTCGCGCGAACATGCGGGTCCTTTCGTTACTGAGATGATGACGCCGACAGCGACACTACTCCGGGTCGACGTCGTGCGTTCCGGAGGGCCGACAGGCGGCGTACGAGAGGGATCGAGGTACCCATGCACCCGTCCCGCATGCGTCGCGAGCTCGCGACGTGGGGCCTCGCGGTGGTCCGCGGACGGTCGATGCGGCCCACCCTGCGCGACGGTGACCGGCTGCTCGTGCGGCACGGCGCGGCGCCGCGGCCCGGTGACCTGGTCGTCGTACGCCTGCCCGACGGGGTGGTGGCGGTCAAGCGCGCCACGATGCGCCGGGACGGCGGCTGGTGGGTGGAGCGGGACAACCCGGACGAGGGCGTCGACTCCTGGCAGGTCGGGGCGATCCCCGAGGCCGACGTGCTGGCCGTGGTCCGGCTGCGCGTGTGGCCGCTGCGGCGCCCCGGCTGAGTGTGGAGCGGGTCACACCCGTCTCGCGGACCGCACCACCCGAGACAGCGGGGCCGCCCGCATGGTTGCCTTGCCTCGATGTCACAGACTCCTGAGCCCACGGACCCCGCCGCCGCCCGCGCGGCCGACCCGGTGTTCGACCTGCACCGGGGCGGCAAGATGGAGATCGCCTCGACCGTCGCGCTCGACGGCCGGGACGACCTCTCGATGGCCTACACCCCGGGCGTCGCCCGCGTGTGCGAGGCGATCGCCGCCGAACCCGACCTGGTCGACGACTACACCTGGGTCTCG
It encodes:
- a CDS encoding S24 family peptidase; translated protein: MHPSRMRRELATWGLAVVRGRSMRPTLRDGDRLLVRHGAAPRPGDLVVVRLPDGVVAVKRATMRRDGGWWVERDNPDEGVDSWQVGAIPEADVLAVVRLRVWPLRRPG